From Clavelina lepadiformis chromosome 9, kaClaLepa1.1, whole genome shotgun sequence, the proteins below share one genomic window:
- the LOC143470592 gene encoding uncharacterized protein LOC143470592 isoform X2 yields MSGKGMHVVVVLVIFSLHQSVRPVTVGATWYQYGSYEYFFSKNYRVNFKRAHSECARRNSSLVVISRKEVQDFLSSTLVKHFGSSLRSRTFYVGLRQQSRYLNSFKWVDGTWATVGYTNWFKGQPNNLSGYRYCVQLGWGTNNMMQWYDVNCLLQQGFICQRRIVPLNSGKTSTAHNTTALSSYNTAFLATDVQPTTHFLSSAAKVSDPRLIWIFTFVIVGSLVFVFFVFLIHRECQSRNAQKRHSKSSSSVTATVGQQLSEPERIHHYACSAQSSTYLQPVSVLPRDYLEMSHGYRQDDSFHNIDNASIQQSSENFELHHPEENGYHYVTHMMSTEIEEVHYVDMCAMRSHHSATYCNHGNDA; encoded by the exons ATGTCGGGTAAAGGGATGCATGTGGTAGTGGTTTTAGTTATTTTCAGTCTACACCAAAGCGTTCGGCCAGTAACTGTTGGTGCTACGTGGTACCAATACGGATCGTACGAATATTTTTTTTCGAAGAATTACAGAGTCAATTTCAAAAGAGCACATTCAGAGTGCGCAAGAAGAAATAGCTCTCTGGTCGTCATATCAAGAAAAGAAGTCCAAGATTTTTTAAGTTCAACTCTCGTGAAACATTTTG GTTCGTCTCTACGATCGCGAACATTTTATGTCGGTCTGAGACAGCAAAGCAGATATCTTAACAGTTTTAAATGGGTTGACGGCACTTGGGCAACAGTGGGCTATACAAATTGGTTCAAGGGGCAACCAAACAACTTAAGTGGGTATAGATATTGCGTTCAACTTGGTTGGGGGACTAATAACATGATGCAATGGTATGATGTTAACTGTTTATTGCAACAAGGCTTCATTTGCCAAAGGCGGATCG TGCCACTAAATTCCGGAAAAACTAGTACAGCTCATAATACTACGGCTCTTTCTTCGTACAACACTGCCTTCTTAGCTACTGATGTCCAGCCAACGACTCATTTTCTGTCTTCGGCAGCTAAAGTTTCTG ATCCAAGATTAATCTGGATTTTTACCTTCGTGATCGTCGGAAGTTTGGTTTtcgttttctttgttttcttaatTCATCGGGAATGCCAGTCCAG GAATGCTCAAAAAAGGCATTCCAAGTCTTCGTCCTCTGTTACTGCTACGGTAGGGCAACAATTGTCAGAGCCTGAAAGGATCCACCACTATGCCTGCTCTGCCCAATCGTCTACTTATCTCCAGCCTGTTTCAGTCTTACCTAGAGATTATCTGGAGATGTCTCATGGTTACAGGCAAGATGATAGCTTCCATAATATTGACAATGCTTCTATCCAGCAAAGTAGTGAAAACTTTGAACTCCATCATCCAG AAGAAAACGGGTATCACTACGTAACACATATGATGAGCACTGAAATAGAAGAAGTACATTATGTCGACATGTGCGCGATGCGCAGTCATCATTCAGCTACATACTGTAACCATGGAAACGATGCTTAA
- the LOC143470592 gene encoding uncharacterized protein LOC143470592 isoform X1 codes for MSGKGMHVVVVLVIFSLHQSVRPVTVGATWYQYGSYEYFFSKNYRVNFKRAHSECARRNSSLVVISRKEVQDFLSSTLVKHFGSSLRSRTFYVGLRQQSRYLNSFKWVDGTWATVGYTNWFKGQPNNLSGYRYCVQLGWGTNNMMQWYDVNCLLQQGFICQRRIAVPLNSGKTSTAHNTTALSSYNTAFLATDVQPTTHFLSSAAKVSDPRLIWIFTFVIVGSLVFVFFVFLIHRECQSRNAQKRHSKSSSSVTATVGQQLSEPERIHHYACSAQSSTYLQPVSVLPRDYLEMSHGYRQDDSFHNIDNASIQQSSENFELHHPEENGYHYVTHMMSTEIEEVHYVDMCAMRSHHSATYCNHGNDA; via the exons ATGTCGGGTAAAGGGATGCATGTGGTAGTGGTTTTAGTTATTTTCAGTCTACACCAAAGCGTTCGGCCAGTAACTGTTGGTGCTACGTGGTACCAATACGGATCGTACGAATATTTTTTTTCGAAGAATTACAGAGTCAATTTCAAAAGAGCACATTCAGAGTGCGCAAGAAGAAATAGCTCTCTGGTCGTCATATCAAGAAAAGAAGTCCAAGATTTTTTAAGTTCAACTCTCGTGAAACATTTTG GTTCGTCTCTACGATCGCGAACATTTTATGTCGGTCTGAGACAGCAAAGCAGATATCTTAACAGTTTTAAATGGGTTGACGGCACTTGGGCAACAGTGGGCTATACAAATTGGTTCAAGGGGCAACCAAACAACTTAAGTGGGTATAGATATTGCGTTCAACTTGGTTGGGGGACTAATAACATGATGCAATGGTATGATGTTAACTGTTTATTGCAACAAGGCTTCATTTGCCAAAGGCGGATCG CAGTGCCACTAAATTCCGGAAAAACTAGTACAGCTCATAATACTACGGCTCTTTCTTCGTACAACACTGCCTTCTTAGCTACTGATGTCCAGCCAACGACTCATTTTCTGTCTTCGGCAGCTAAAGTTTCTG ATCCAAGATTAATCTGGATTTTTACCTTCGTGATCGTCGGAAGTTTGGTTTtcgttttctttgttttcttaatTCATCGGGAATGCCAGTCCAG GAATGCTCAAAAAAGGCATTCCAAGTCTTCGTCCTCTGTTACTGCTACGGTAGGGCAACAATTGTCAGAGCCTGAAAGGATCCACCACTATGCCTGCTCTGCCCAATCGTCTACTTATCTCCAGCCTGTTTCAGTCTTACCTAGAGATTATCTGGAGATGTCTCATGGTTACAGGCAAGATGATAGCTTCCATAATATTGACAATGCTTCTATCCAGCAAAGTAGTGAAAACTTTGAACTCCATCATCCAG AAGAAAACGGGTATCACTACGTAACACATATGATGAGCACTGAAATAGAAGAAGTACATTATGTCGACATGTGCGCGATGCGCAGTCATCATTCAGCTACATACTGTAACCATGGAAACGATGCTTAA